In Phaseolus vulgaris cultivar G19833 chromosome 3, P. vulgaris v2.0, whole genome shotgun sequence, the sequence TTGAGTTTGCCGGTTTCTGACTCGAGATAAAAACCCAGAAACAATAGCAGCATCACCAAAATGACTAAACCGAATTTTATGAGCCATTTGTGTTTGGCAATTCGTTTGTATTTGGAAGGGGATTTGGGGACTTCCATTAGAAAAATGATGTGATAGTCATAGAAAAACCCCTTCTAATCAAAAATCGGGTTAAGGAAAACGCGTACTTTGGCTGAGATGAGATCTACTTCCCTGGTTGTAGCTACTACTGAGTGCATAATTGAAGATGAATTTACCTGAGCTGTGGTTGTAAAGTTGCTGTTGTTTGATCCGAAATTATCTGATGGAATTTGGAAAACTCATAAACTGCTACTGAAGTGGCTATGATCACGACACTACCCAACTTTCAAATCTTTTTTTTTGGAGATTGCTTCCGTGACCTTAATCCTGGGAAGGTAttgccattttttttttcattctgaataagaaaaaattgtaattGTTTCTTTACACACTGTATCACGAATTAGAGTTTGATTTTGTcagtgttttaaattttataaattgcaGAAAAAATTCAatggaaaattattttaatcctttatgtatatatatatatatatatatatatataaacataatggatgaccaaaataattttaaaggtTATTTAACCATTAAAGTAAACGAGATTCTTTTACAGTTAAAAATAACGAGATTCTAAAtcataaatcacatttttaacaagatttgatgttaaaaaaaaCAGAGTATTATACATACCTGTAGTTTTCATTTTACAGTCTACGGAAAAAAACTAATAACTTTTAAACAGACAAACACAATAAAACTTACTCTGTTTAGGGAGAAAATCACTGATTCGTTATTTTTAacgaaaaaaatatgtatttttcgttccaattataacttttaaaaaaattatattattatactcTTATGATGTACTattgtaattatttattaagGACGTAACATATACTTAGatatattatttcaaaataattgtcatattaaaataattattgaaaaatgtaaaatttattattaaaataattgatgaAGTATATCAGTGTATTATGGTTATcttatatttaattgttttatttatttttcttaaaagaagTTTCAATTCAATCATTCAAATACACTGCACGTCATTTATAtatcttaatatttatttattttcattttcattacaTTTAACCTTAACCTTTTGTACATTGTCATACATTTTTCATCTTTAGTCAATTATCTATATCGTggaatttatatatttcttaatcCTATCAGTCTTCTTTAACGAATTTAGTTCGTACTTGTTTTCTAAATGATGAAGGTATTTATGCACTTGGTTTTggcagatgaaggaaagaaatgaagaaaataataagGTATCGATGCACTCAGAATTTGAATTATTATGCGTTTCCTGAGAAGCAGAACAAGTTAAAACGGTGTTGAAATGATAATCTAAATGAAATCCAGAAATTGTGTTGGAGATGCAGTCAAATCTCAATCAATTTAAGAGCTGAAGTGAAGTTCATATAATAACCTTTTTGCTCTCATTTTGATTAATCCAAATTGAAATTAACGTTGGTAAACAGCAGAGTTGTGCATCTTAAATGGGGTTATGTTATGGGACTCTAGCTCCAAGAGGCTCTAGGAACACACTAGCTTTAGGATACAAGGAAGCCTCTTTGAGAGTCATTCTCATTTGGTCAACACCGAAAGCTCTTCTTGGGAAGTTTGATATCAATCTGTAGTTTCCAATCCCTGGCAATCCTAATGAATCGATGTATGAgaaaatggattggattttgtcTGTGCAAAGGAAAGTGTGCTCTCTCCTCTCCCCGTTTGGAAACCTTATGAGTATCTGCAACATCAAATTTACACACAAAGTGAAGTTCAACAGAAGTTAAACTTTACATGCTTCTAGCTTTGTTGTGTAGTACTCAAGTATATGTACCTGCGTGGGTTGAGACTCCATTCCTTTACTTGCAACTCCCTTAGTGGACTCATTCACTCTGCTGTTCTGTTTAGTGACATTCATAGAACTGTTCATCACTTTCCCATAATTTTTGGTGCTGTGAGCTTCCACTTGTTTCTGACCTCCCTCTCTTGAAGGTAAATTATtgagtttttctttttcctatatttGGCAGAGTGTTagttaatcattttttttaaggaaagaagcaacacttaaaaTGAAAGAGTATATTTAGATTAAGCttaaattggtagttaaaatacCTTGTCAATTTGCAAAGCTGCAAGATATGCAGCATCCTGTTCTTCTCTAAGCCTACGGTCTGCTCGAATCTTTTCTTCCTGCTTAGCTTTAGCACTTCCAAAAGCCACCCCTTGTTCTTCCAATGTTCTTTGTAGAATCCCCACTAGCTCAGCAGGTGAAAGGGGTCCTTCTAGCtgaaaaccaaaagaaaaatgCGTATAAAACAGGCTATAACTAATGGTGCAGTCATGGATCTACATAATTTCACCACAATCAATACAACAGCATAAAATACACAAGTACGTGATCAAGTAAAGTAGGATAGAATCTCTCATTTGACAAGTCATATTTTGAATCTTCTGAGTCTCCAAGGTTGGGTAAATGTAATTTCTCTCTAGATGTTTCATAAGCTAGGAAGCCTTCCTACCTTGGGTTTGGACTTAGGATATCACCTTCTCAcccttatatttttattaccaGAAAAGTAAATACAACAACATAGGCAATAACTAACTTAGCCAATTTCTTTAAAGCATCTTGCATATATGAGGAATAATGCATAATCCATACAAAAGGCATAAATGTGTGTCTCGAAAGTTAACCAACCTGTTGCAGAACTGCTATGCTTTCACCAGGAGTAGGGGCTATGACAGCACAACAGGGAAAGGTGTCAGGGCTTAGCGTTGCAACCATTTGCAAGCCCTCGCCTCTGTATGCAAGTCCTCCCCAGCAAACAAAATTCACGTCAAGAAACTGAATCACTGGCTCCGAACACAGCGTTTCCTTGCAGAAAACGTTTGCAAAAGGGTGGTCAGGTGAGTGGAGGTACATGAACAAGAACTTGTGGTCTTGTTCTGCTAACTTAATGGTTTCCCCGAGACGGCAAGCATAAAAGAAAGGGTGTTTGGTGCCATATTGCTGCTCAAAACTCTCTAGAAAACTCCATTCCTCTTGAACCACTACTTGATCATGTGATTGTGAAACATTTTCTTGAGCCTGCAAAGGAAAATTAGGATgttgatttcttcttcttcctcttcctatAAAGCCTATACCATCCTCCATTGCCCTTGAAATACCCTCCATTATGCTTCGAGGAAAGCTTGCCCTTCTGCGGACACTCCTGTGATCCCTCCCTGTTGATGCCATTTTTTTCAGTTTCTACTTTCCAGTTACCACTATTGTCCCTCCAAATTACTCATGCTGCAACTACAACCTTGAATTTCGATCGGGTGTTCTAATGTAACATAAACATGTGGTGAATGTGTAGCGTCCAATAGAGATGTTTAATTATCGACATAATATAGGGAATGAAGTTTACCATGCAATGCCTTTATTTGATGTCTTGTTCTGTAGAGAAAACACAAGGGAGTGTGGAAGAATTTTTAGATGCCATGctacatttattttttcttttagacAAAGTGTAAAGAAGATTCTTTGCTTAAGGCCGAATTCACCGTTCATTTTTATACTTCTGAATCAAATTATTACATATTCGTTATAGTTGGTACAATATTTTTTTGAGTTTACATTTAATAACTTGTTACGAGAAAATTAGTTAAGGTCAATTTCTTTTCCTACGTTCCTTTTCATTATCCCAAGACCAAAGTAAAGTAGTGAAATAGTAGAGGTATATATGCCCAATGAAAACTGAACTTTATGCAGGTGGTGTTGAGTATCACTTCCGACTGACAAAGCCCAACCACTGAATATATTTCATGCAAAATCTTTGATTCTTGCATTTGTGCAAAACAGCTCAAAAGAAGGATTCATTGCCTGAAAAGGCCATAGGGCTATACTGTTCCAGAATCTTACAAAAATGTGctacttttttttttggctCATTACATGCATATGCTAACAGACATTATGATCAGGGttgcttcctgcacctccataggtTATTGCAACGTCcccataaattttataattccaaaattacccttatgtaaaaaagttatttttttaaggtTTAGTTATGGAGTGtgtttttctaattattttaatttgatatttttttagattacacaacctaaaattaattaaaatatttgtgtacATTTCATATTTAGACAATCTGaaatttattccaaaatttaaTAAAACGTTATGAATTAACCAATCATGtagatttatattttgaattacgtaattaaaatgtgtttaaaaaaatatattctaaattatgtaatcctAATTCTATAGGAGTGTTTTTCGGATTGAGTAAAAtctaaaagaattttttttaaagaatatattataaattacataatttaaaagtttttctcaaatctgaaaaatacttCCGTAATGTAatctataatgtatttttttcaaaaaattactttcagattatataaattcaaaaaacaTTCTCACATCTTAAATTGgcttttgaattacataattcataatatttttaaaatcctaaaatgaaaaatcaaagcaagcaacaatgaGAAACCAGTGCAGTGAAATACATCTAAGAAACTATTATTTTCCAGCACAGAACCATAAAGGGCATGTCAAATGCTCTCAAATTGTGAAAAGAACCACCAGAAAATTTTCAAAGAGCGCAAATGGGATGTTGCGGATGACTAGGGTGAGTGTTGCTCtaagagaaaagagaagaagGAATAAGGTGTGCCGCGCTAAGAAAAAACAGAAGAAGGAATCAGGTGAAAATGGTGGCTCAAttctctatctagcaccatttacatcttCATTTcgctatctagcacccttttgtttttatttaccTATTTAacatccttttgtttttattttactatctagcactcttttattttttatttccctatctagcaccattttaaaaataaataaataaataataaattattatttttttataattttaattttgaatgcattaaaaaataaatatttttaatgtttaaaataattagaaatataattaatgaataaataaattattttttacaaaataaaaataaaaaagtaataaattcaaaatgtttagtttaaaattatttttttttaaatgaagaaaataaaaaattaaactctacaacaacataaaagttgaatctataaacataaattagtatttatttttattattattgattatgtaatcatgttaatttcaagtaaaaaatacaggacatatttataaaaaaaaacaaagtcaattagtattaattaatagtggaaacataaataatattgaagtgtttacctaaatgcaaaattctaaaaaaaactaatacaaacgttacacttaatgcttaaaaaatgagaagaaaaaaatgcaaaaataaataagtctaaataaaaacaacaacaataaaataaaaacaaaaaccataaataaataaataaataaagattgacagaaaaaataataataactaaaaacataaaaggtataaaataaaggaaaaacaaaataagataaagataaaagatataaaaaaaaaaaaaatcaaaacaagataaatataagagatataaggcgatactaaataaaaagaaaaataaatgagagatgatcattcatttaatatgttcttcaatggtacattaaatagtttgtgcgaaatgaaacataattaatgacgaaaAGTAGACGGTCTAGTAATGTTGGGATACGTTCTTTTTGTGTGTCCTGATGTTtgacaatattattattttttctgccattctttatttatttctatttatgtttttattcattaattatatttctaactattttaaatactaaaaatatatttttataatgcattcaaaattaaaattataaaaaaaaattactggattgtgcaattctcgtcattaattatgttttattttgcacaaactatttaatgtaccactgaagaaaatatcaaatgaatgatcatcttttatttattttcctttttatgatcaacatatacttatttaatatcgctttatatctcttatctttatcttgtttgaattttttttatatcttatatctttatcttattttgttgtgcctttattttatatcttttatgtttttagttgttatttttttttctgtcattctttatttatatttattttttgtttttattttattgttgctgtttttattttctatacttatttagttttgcatttttttggtctcatttttaagcattaagtgtagcatttgctttagcttttttttagaattttgcatttagggtagacacttcaatattatttatgtgttcactattaattaatactaattgactttggtttttttataattatatcctgtattttttacttgaaattaacatgattatatcatcaataataataaaaataaatgttaatttatgtttatagattcaacttttatgttgttgtatagtttaattttttattttcttcatttaaaaaaaaaatttaaactaaacatttttaatttattacttttttatttttattttgtaaaaactcatttatttattcattcattatatttataattattttaaacattaaaaatatttattttttaatgcattcaaaattaaaattaaaattataaaaataaataaattattatttatttatttatttttaaaatggtgctagatagggaaataaaaacaaaagggtgctagatagggaaataaaaacaaaagggtgctagatagggaaataaaaacaaaagggtgctagatagggaaataaaaacaaaagggtgctagataggaaaataaagattaaatggtgctagatagggaattgagcCGAAAATGGTGGATAggattttttactttatttcttttttaatcgAAGGAAAAAGtagtaattttatatttagtgtGGAGGTGTGGCAAGAACCTATACGTGCAAGAAGAAGCAGCCATTATCAGATGATGGCCTCTTTATTTTGGGCCGTACATACGGAAAATAGCCCAGCCTAGTACAACCATGTTAAGGCTTATAATGTCCAAATTGAGACTGTTTTTTTGTTGCACCACCATGTGTTCTTCTCTTATCCCATACCAAacgtaaaaatatatttttatctttcttgtGTCATTTTTATAGAGTAACTTTctaattatgtaatccgaacacgtatttgaaaaatgatttttgaattacataattcagaagctaaaaaagacttttggattacataattcagaagctAAAAAAgatttatgaattatataatcaaGAAATTAATCATGCatctaaaaaaaacttatggattatgtaatccaaaagctaattacaaatttgaaaaaagactttcagattacataatccaaaatattacagAAAACATTTTTGGAAATACTATGGAGGTGGGAGaagaggtgcatgaagaaacaGTCCCAAATTGAAATTTCCCCTTCTTCTTAACCCACGTGTAGAACCTACTAGCTGATAAACATATTTGAATGAACTTTTCCACAATTGTTTaaaaacatgaaatattttttattaattaaaactaatttatatataagttcATGAAAGCATTTTTACAAATTAGTTTAACCACGATTTAAgttatagaaaaaattattttaattgtttttcataTAAATGCTTGGGGAGAATTATTTGTAAACATGTTCTGAACGTGTGAGTCGTTTGTttctgtttctttttctttttctttttttctttttctttttttctttacttttgtaatgtttttataatttagatTAATAATATAGGAACACTTTTCTACATCAAatagtttattaatttttatctttttaatctTATCATATAATTGATCATACTTATATTTTACTATCCTTTATTAGCATCTAGAAATTAACATTTTATAACAagttaatcttttaaaaaatacttcaaaatttggaatatatttgttttaaaaaaaaatcaattatacaAATTCGAAATATTTTACTGAAGGACAAAagtgtattttcatatttattatggGTGATGTAAGctggtgcaggaagaagtatCCTATATTGTTTAGTTAGGTGAAATCTATCACAACTTGGCACAAGGCccatttatctttttttttttcaaaagcaaAGTTTTGTACGTCACAAGTTAGGGAACATATCCATTCCAATTTTACTCTATAATTTCTCTGGTTCTCATAATCTTAGTTTAGTAGTTAAGAATCCTTTCAACTAacttctaaaatttatttttattcttattttgttttttttttagagtTAGAAACTTGTAAGTGTTTTGATTCTTAGAGTTCTAAgcttcttgatttttttttggggTTCAAGTCAATTCAGGCTGataaaagtttataatttttatctatTGGAGTTATTTACAGAATAGTAGTTGGATTTTACAGATcattattgatatatatatgtacaatgtttttttttaatgttttataatattttcaaattttgacagttttcaatatttttatagcAGTGAACTTTTTAAGATTATGAtcaacaattttatattatattttatgtaaattattGGTTGATTCCAAATGGTGGTAGaccatttatttataattacatTTGTAATGTGAATTGAGATTTTAATTGTGAAGTAATTGAGTTTGTATTAAGtcagaaaatatatttttatatacaagTGTT encodes:
- the LOC137807891 gene encoding plant UBX domain-containing protein 10-like yields the protein MASTGRDHRSVRRRASFPRSIMEGISRAMEDGIGFIGRGRRRNQHPNFPLQAQENVSQSHDQVVVQEEWSFLESFEQQYGTKHPFFYACRLGETIKLAEQDHKFLFMYLHSPDHPFANVFCKETLCSEPVIQFLDVNFVCWGGLAYRGEGLQMVATLSPDTFPCCAVIAPTPGESIAVLQQLEGPLSPAELVGILQRTLEEQGVAFGSAKAKQEEKIRADRRLREEQDAAYLAALQIDKEKEKLNNLPSREGGQKQVEAHSTKNYGKVMNSSMNVTKQNSRVNESTKGVASKGMESQPTQILIRFPNGERREHTFLCTDKIQSIFSYIDSLGLPGIGNYRLISNFPRRAFGVDQMRMTLKEASLYPKASVFLEPLGARVP